A section of the Ornithinimicrobium sufpigmenti genome encodes:
- a CDS encoding response regulator transcription factor, with translation MTRHTWLIPLDPAPAAFKTTLGTLEDCAIPYIIIGPELVRERLDETAPLASIVHGGAITPELMDVQRWLAEFHVPTLVLAERLTDHYEASLLDRGARDVVGLPASTRKLRSRLDALVRSERLAPVGSSLPDSVSVAGTMDIHLRQRTVDVGSRRVNLTKSEFEILLALALHQGDVMPRAELAVAAGNAYLSDRALESHISRIRMKLRAAGAPDCIDSVRSVGYRLQTAQ, from the coding sequence GTGACCCGACATACCTGGCTCATCCCGCTCGACCCTGCGCCAGCTGCCTTCAAGACCACCCTCGGCACCCTCGAGGACTGCGCCATCCCGTACATCATCATCGGGCCTGAGCTCGTTCGTGAGCGGCTGGACGAGACGGCGCCGCTCGCCTCCATCGTCCATGGCGGAGCCATCACCCCTGAGCTCATGGACGTGCAACGGTGGCTGGCGGAGTTCCACGTGCCCACCTTGGTCCTCGCCGAGCGACTGACCGATCACTACGAAGCGAGCCTTCTCGATCGGGGGGCCAGGGACGTGGTGGGGCTCCCGGCCTCGACCCGCAAGCTGCGCAGCCGACTGGATGCCCTCGTCCGCTCCGAGCGCCTCGCGCCGGTCGGGTCCAGCCTGCCCGACTCTGTCTCCGTCGCCGGCACCATGGACATCCACCTGCGTCAGCGCACCGTCGACGTGGGCAGTCGACGGGTGAACCTGACGAAGTCCGAGTTCGAGATCCTGCTGGCCCTCGCCCTGCATCAGGGGGACGTGATGCCCCGCGCCGAGCTCGCGGTGGCCGCCGGCAACGCCTACCTCAGCGACCGGGCCCTGGAGTCGCACATCAGCCGCATCCGGATGAAGCTTCGTGCCGCCGGCGCTCCGGATTGCATCGACTCGGTGCGCTCGGTCGGCTACCGGCTGCAGACCGCGCAGTGA
- the rfbB gene encoding dTDP-glucose 4,6-dehydratase — protein MRRLLVTGGAGFIGSNFVHYLLKHTDVHVTVLDKMTYAASPEALHALPEDRFDLVVGDITDERLVGELVGGLTGPDDALVHFAAESHNDNSLHDPSPFIQTNIVGTFALLEAVRRHDVRMHHVSTDEVYGDLELDDPERFTEHTPYRPSSPYSASKAAADHLVRAWVRSFGVRATLSNCSNNYGPWQHVEKFIPRQITNLLSGGRVKLYGSGENVRDWIHADDHSSAVWTILNRGRIGQTYLVGADGERSNLQVVRLILEVMGHDPDDFDHVTDRAGHDLRYAIDPTQLQTELGWQPSHDSFEEGLARTIDWYAAHRDWWEPKKAGTEAAYAAKGQ, from the coding sequence ATGCGTCGTCTTCTCGTGACCGGTGGTGCCGGTTTCATCGGATCCAACTTCGTCCATTACCTGCTCAAGCACACCGATGTGCACGTCACGGTGCTCGACAAGATGACGTATGCCGCCTCGCCGGAGGCGCTGCACGCCCTTCCGGAGGACCGTTTCGACCTGGTCGTCGGCGATATCACTGACGAGCGTCTCGTCGGCGAGCTCGTCGGAGGCCTCACGGGTCCCGACGACGCGCTGGTGCACTTCGCGGCCGAGTCGCACAACGACAACTCCTTGCACGACCCCAGCCCGTTCATCCAGACCAACATCGTCGGCACGTTCGCCCTCCTGGAGGCAGTCCGGCGTCACGACGTCCGCATGCACCACGTCTCCACCGACGAGGTGTATGGCGACCTGGAGCTGGACGACCCTGAGCGCTTCACCGAGCACACCCCCTACCGGCCGTCCTCGCCATACTCGGCCTCCAAGGCAGCGGCCGACCACCTGGTGCGGGCCTGGGTGCGCTCCTTCGGCGTGCGGGCGACGCTGTCGAACTGCTCCAACAACTACGGCCCGTGGCAGCACGTGGAGAAGTTCATCCCCCGCCAGATCACCAACCTGCTCTCCGGCGGCCGGGTCAAGCTCTACGGCAGCGGGGAGAACGTGCGCGACTGGATCCATGCCGATGACCACTCCAGCGCGGTCTGGACCATCCTCAACCGGGGCCGGATCGGGCAGACCTACCTGGTCGGTGCTGACGGGGAGCGGTCCAACCTGCAGGTCGTCCGGCTCATCCTCGAGGTGATGGGGCACGACCCGGACGACTTCGACCACGTCACCGACCGGGCCGGGCACGACCTGCGCTACGCCATCGACCCCACCCAGCTGCAGACGGAGCTGGGCTGGCAGCCCTCACACGACTCCTTCGAGGAGGGGCTGGCGCGCACGATCGACTGGTATGCCGCCCACCGCGACTGGTGGGAGCCCAAGAAGGCGGGCACCGAGGCTGCCTACGCCGCCAAGGGCCAGTGA
- a CDS encoding sugar nucleotide-binding protein, with product MADLGLRHTAIPGLLVLDLQVHGDARGWFKENWQRAKMTALGLPDFGPVQHSVAYNGPAGVTRGIHAEPWDKLVSIAHGRAFGAWVDLREGPTFGTLHTEELDEHTAVFVPRGVGNSYQTLVDGVVYSYLVNDHWSPEAGYTMLNLADETVSVPWPLPLVDAEVSDKDRAHPRLAEVTPVRDRKTVIIGRTGQLARALAEALPQARAVGRDELDLADPDSIARFDWAGVTTVINAAAHTAVDVAETADGRQEAWAVNATGVAALARAAVEHGFTLVHYSSDYVFDGTADVYRETDPLCPLGVYGQSKAAGDLAVSVVPRHYLIRTSWVVGEGKNFVTTMAGLAERGVTPSVVADQVGRLTFTSDLAHVTAHLLSTGAAFGTYNVTSTGEPTSWADVAREVFTLRGVDPSAVSDTTTAEYTAGATHPVAPRPARSVLSLDKITATGFTPTDQAAGLAAYLHREDERR from the coding sequence ATGGCTGACCTGGGCCTGCGGCACACCGCGATCCCCGGCCTGCTCGTCCTGGACCTGCAGGTGCACGGTGATGCGCGCGGCTGGTTCAAGGAGAACTGGCAGCGGGCGAAGATGACCGCCCTCGGGCTGCCGGACTTCGGCCCGGTGCAGCACTCGGTCGCCTACAACGGCCCCGCCGGGGTGACCCGAGGCATCCACGCCGAGCCCTGGGACAAGCTGGTCTCGATCGCCCACGGCCGCGCCTTCGGCGCCTGGGTCGACCTGCGCGAAGGACCCACCTTCGGCACGCTGCACACGGAGGAGCTGGACGAGCACACCGCGGTCTTCGTGCCCCGCGGGGTCGGGAACTCTTACCAGACTCTCGTCGACGGGGTCGTGTACTCCTACCTCGTCAACGACCACTGGTCACCCGAAGCGGGCTACACGATGCTCAACCTGGCCGACGAGACCGTGTCCGTGCCCTGGCCGCTCCCGCTGGTGGACGCGGAGGTCTCGGACAAGGACCGGGCGCACCCACGGCTCGCCGAGGTGACGCCGGTCCGGGATCGGAAGACCGTCATCATCGGGCGCACAGGACAGCTGGCCCGCGCCCTCGCTGAGGCCCTGCCGCAGGCGCGCGCCGTCGGCCGGGATGAGCTCGACCTCGCCGACCCCGACTCCATCGCCCGCTTCGACTGGGCCGGCGTCACGACGGTGATCAACGCGGCTGCGCACACGGCGGTGGACGTGGCCGAGACTGCGGACGGCCGCCAGGAGGCCTGGGCCGTGAACGCGACCGGTGTGGCTGCGCTGGCACGGGCGGCGGTCGAGCACGGGTTCACCCTCGTGCACTACTCCAGCGATTACGTCTTCGACGGCACCGCCGACGTCTACCGCGAGACCGACCCGCTCTGCCCGTTGGGGGTCTACGGACAGTCCAAGGCGGCCGGTGACCTGGCCGTCTCCGTCGTGCCCCGCCACTACCTGATCCGGACGTCGTGGGTCGTGGGCGAAGGGAAGAACTTCGTCACCACCATGGCCGGACTGGCCGAGCGCGGCGTGACCCCGTCGGTCGTGGCCGACCAGGTGGGCCGGCTCACGTTCACCAGCGACCTGGCGCACGTCACCGCCCACCTGCTCAGCACGGGCGCCGCGTTCGGCACCTACAACGTCACCAGCACCGGTGAGCCCACCTCCTGGGCGGACGTCGCCCGGGAGGTCTTCACGCTCCGTGGCGTCGACCCGAGCGCCGTGAGCGACACCACCACGGCCGAGTACACCGCGGGGGCGACCCACCCGGTCGCACCCCGACCGGCCCGTTCGGTCCTGTCCCTGGACAAGATCACGGCCACCGGCTTCACCCCCACGGACCAGGCGGCCGGGCTGGCCGCATACCTGCACCGAGAGGACGAGCGGCGATGA
- the rfbA gene encoding glucose-1-phosphate thymidylyltransferase RfbA has protein sequence MKGIILAGGTGSRLHPITQGISKQLVPVYDKPMIYYPLSTLMLANIRDVLVITTPHESEQFQRLLQDGSQFGINITYTVQASPDGLAQAFLLGADHIAGDRSCLVLGDNIFYGPGLGTQLGRFDDLVGAAVFGYRVADPTAYGVVEFDEQGRAISLEEKPAEPKSSYAVPGLYFYDERVVDYARELRPSARGELEITDLNRRYLEQGELQVEILPRGTAWLDTGTFDSLNDASNFVRTLEARQGYKIGAPEEVAWRQGFLSDADLAARAEPLRKSGYGDYLLSLVSEQ, from the coding sequence ATGAAGGGCATCATCCTGGCGGGGGGCACCGGGTCCCGGCTGCACCCGATCACCCAGGGCATCAGCAAGCAGCTGGTCCCGGTGTACGACAAGCCGATGATCTACTACCCGCTCTCCACGCTGATGCTGGCCAACATCCGCGATGTGCTGGTCATCACCACCCCGCACGAGTCCGAGCAGTTCCAGCGCCTGCTGCAGGACGGGTCGCAGTTCGGGATCAACATCACCTACACCGTCCAGGCCTCGCCCGACGGCCTGGCGCAGGCCTTCCTCCTCGGCGCCGACCACATCGCCGGCGACCGGTCCTGCCTGGTCCTGGGCGACAACATCTTCTACGGACCCGGTCTGGGCACCCAGCTGGGCCGCTTCGACGACCTGGTGGGGGCCGCCGTCTTCGGGTACCGCGTCGCCGACCCCACGGCCTACGGCGTGGTGGAGTTCGACGAGCAGGGACGGGCCATCTCCCTGGAGGAGAAGCCCGCGGAGCCCAAGAGCTCCTACGCCGTGCCGGGCCTGTACTTCTACGACGAGCGAGTGGTCGACTACGCCCGCGAGCTGCGTCCCTCGGCCCGGGGCGAGCTGGAGATCACCGACCTCAACCGCCGGTATCTCGAGCAGGGCGAGCTGCAGGTCGAGATCCTGCCCCGCGGCACCGCCTGGCTCGACACCGGCACCTTCGACTCCCTCAACGACGCCTCCAACTTCGTCCGCACCCTCGAAGCCCGGCAGGGCTACAAGATCGGCGCACCCGAAGAGGTCGCCTGGCGTCAGGGCTTCCTCAGCGACGCCGACCTCGCCGCACGCGCGGAACCACTGCGCAAGTCCGGCTACGGCGACTACCTGCTCAGCCTCGTGAGCGAGCAGTAG
- a CDS encoding PIG-L deacetylase family protein — protein MTDEISDRPTLVVAPHPDDETLGCGATIARMRMRGTPVYVVLVTGGGQSPRPPGMSVAELLALRQQEASGALAHLGVDEDHTTMLNFHDGALPPDRSTLTQALSSVIGSTHVAQVMVTSSRDRHPDHATVALATIEAVARNPADVRVYEYAVWQRVPAFGTCRDLVRRLIRDRSEGNLPERARPHLVSTRGFLDQKRQAMAVYQSQLPHFPVGFLEDFFLPFEAFAQVRPAGPAAVARTPREISQEDH, from the coding sequence ATGACCGATGAGATCTCGGACAGGCCGACGCTCGTTGTCGCGCCTCACCCCGATGATGAGACCCTCGGGTGCGGGGCGACCATTGCCAGGATGCGGATGCGGGGCACCCCCGTGTACGTGGTGCTGGTGACAGGAGGTGGCCAGTCTCCTCGACCACCGGGTATGAGCGTTGCGGAACTCCTGGCCCTCCGTCAGCAGGAGGCGAGCGGAGCTCTCGCCCATCTCGGTGTCGACGAGGACCACACCACCATGCTGAACTTTCACGATGGTGCGCTGCCACCTGATCGATCGACTCTGACGCAGGCGTTGAGCTCGGTCATCGGTTCCACACATGTGGCACAGGTGATGGTGACCTCCTCTCGAGACAGACATCCGGATCACGCGACAGTCGCCCTCGCCACCATCGAGGCGGTCGCCCGCAACCCTGCGGACGTGCGGGTGTATGAGTACGCGGTCTGGCAGCGGGTCCCCGCGTTCGGCACCTGCCGGGATCTCGTCCGGCGCCTCATCCGTGACCGGTCAGAGGGAAACCTTCCCGAGCGCGCACGTCCCCACCTGGTGTCCACCCGGGGCTTCCTCGACCAGAAGCGGCAGGCGATGGCGGTCTACCAGAGCCAGCTGCCACATTTCCCGGTCGGCTTCCTGGAGGACTTCTTTCTTCCGTTCGAGGCGTTCGCTCAGGTTCGCCCGGCAGGACCTGCAGCGGTCGCGAGAACCCCGCGAGAAATCAGCCAGGAGGACCATTGA
- a CDS encoding DUF1972 domain-containing protein codes for MPAAHILGTHGVPAAYGGFETAAEHVGLHLARRGWQVTVHCQVEGRGPVRTDEWRGLRRVLIPEHRPGWLGTASFDRKSIAWLMRERQDVDVCLTFGYNTGVLNIAHRLKRVPNVINMDGMEWTRARWGLTRQAILLANERCAGLVGTLLVGDHPVISDYLGRHFGRRRVRTITYGAHEVQTAATSPVLGLGLTPGNYATLICRPIPENSILEIVTAWSARRRGIPLVILGDYSTEDTYQRQVLAAASDEIRFVGSIYDQSIVSALRFHSRVYLHGHTVGGTNPSLVEAMAAGNPVIAHHNPYNTWVAGAAGRYFHDATDLAALLDELLHDKATLTEMSEAARERHAEEFTWEHIGTQYERVLLEACGRTSHQLQTADPRASVDRKGQL; via the coding sequence ATGCCTGCTGCCCATATTTTGGGGACCCATGGGGTTCCCGCTGCGTATGGGGGATTCGAAACAGCTGCCGAGCACGTCGGCCTGCACCTAGCCCGACGGGGGTGGCAGGTCACTGTGCACTGCCAGGTGGAAGGACGTGGGCCAGTCCGCACCGACGAGTGGCGTGGCCTGCGGCGGGTCCTGATCCCTGAACACCGACCTGGATGGCTCGGCACCGCCAGCTTCGACAGGAAGTCGATTGCCTGGTTGATGCGTGAACGGCAGGATGTCGACGTCTGCCTCACCTTCGGCTACAACACCGGAGTGCTGAACATCGCGCACCGTCTCAAGCGCGTACCCAACGTCATCAACATGGACGGGATGGAGTGGACCCGCGCGAGGTGGGGGTTGACTCGCCAGGCGATACTGCTCGCCAACGAGCGGTGCGCCGGTCTCGTCGGCACCCTTCTCGTGGGTGATCACCCCGTCATCTCGGACTACCTGGGGCGACACTTCGGCCGTCGCCGTGTGCGGACCATCACGTATGGCGCGCACGAGGTGCAGACTGCGGCGACCTCCCCGGTGCTCGGACTCGGGTTGACGCCAGGGAACTACGCGACGCTCATCTGTCGGCCCATCCCCGAGAACTCCATCCTGGAGATCGTCACGGCCTGGTCCGCACGGCGCCGGGGTATACCCCTCGTCATTCTGGGCGACTACTCCACGGAAGACACATACCAACGGCAAGTTCTGGCCGCTGCCTCGGACGAGATCCGGTTCGTCGGGTCCATCTATGACCAGAGCATCGTGTCAGCGCTCCGGTTCCACAGCCGCGTGTATCTCCACGGCCACACCGTGGGAGGAACCAACCCCTCCTTGGTCGAGGCCATGGCTGCCGGCAACCCCGTCATCGCCCACCACAACCCGTACAACACCTGGGTCGCGGGCGCCGCCGGACGGTACTTCCACGACGCGACAGACCTGGCGGCGTTGCTGGACGAACTCCTGCACGACAAGGCCACGCTGACGGAGATGTCCGAGGCCGCGCGGGAGCGTCACGCCGAGGAGTTCACCTGGGAGCACATCGGGACGCAGTACGAACGCGTCCTTCTCGAGGCCTGCGGGCG